Part of the Mytilus edulis chromosome 9, xbMytEdul2.2, whole genome shotgun sequence genome, ATAATCGCGTGTAAGTTTTTGAAAATCATATTTAGTcacactgaataggttgattgattgttggttgtttgcttaacgtccactGGCAAATATCtcatacatgttcaggacgatacatACTGCATAGGAAATCATATTGTGACatccatgtatttatatttgtcttcgtgtcagttcttcgcttttttaaatttatgtttaacttttactctatcaaatgatcaactaataagataatcttatattttattgaataatattCACGTAGCTCACAATAGGGTCGGGTGGGGAAGGTATATAATTTTATCCTgatcatctataaaaaaaaatgtattgctattcaaaagacaatctttctgaacttttcattcgattcaattaaaattgttgaaaaaataaccacttttccgcgataggAATGtcattacaaattaaaaaaaaacatacccccctATTCATTAAACTAAGTTGATACAATTAATTCCTttcaatgtgtcttgtatttgtcataccccgttatcggatggtaacaattaatttgtttctttcttcatgcagttacagtagtatttttattgtgtatggatgaTCATTTtgaaaaggtttatatctagattaattagtgagttttatttcacattctaaatgagacGTAAGGCGTATTAAAACCTAAACGCAtaagaaaggaatatcccactttgtTGTGGTCGGTAAATTAGGATACTgaattttgcaaatctttataaaaataatatttttttgacggtatataagtcagataatgcatatttgaaGGGTTTTCGTGTCGTAGGTGGTGTCAGGATTGCTCACAGAAAGACCTCCTTACGATTGGTCTTGCATTTGATCAATcttgacacccctcggtgtgttctacgacaagaaaaaccttcaaaaatgttatataaaatcCGAACTGTCGTGTCAGATTCAGCTTGATATGCAGAAATATTTTCCCTTCATTCAACAGACAGTTAAGAAATGTCATCTCCTTTTaacgtttttgtttttattgctaTTATTCGTAATACATGATCTACatgtaatattaaaacaatttttctttggttttttttctttgtttttttcttttttgtttgtttattattcttgTATGCTTGCTTACTTTAGTTTCAGACTTTTCTATGTGGTTTAATATACAGTTTGTGGTTAATACAATGTATGTTCACATTATTTGTTTGTTCTCTGTGGTTTATTTCATATTCAATTATATAGTTTTGATGCTGTTGGCGTGGACTATCGCATGCCTTGCATGAACACTTGCATCATTCCTTGTACCATAAAACTCTCACATCTGTTCGTCAAATAATACAATACAGTATTTGTCTACTTTTCTGTGAGACTGTTTTACatccttgataaaaaaaaaatacagcgtTATTACGTATCTATCTATtacagcttgttgttcggtgtgagccaaggctccgtgctgaaggccgtacgatgacctattatggtttacttttttaaaattgttatttggatggagagttgtctcattggcacttacaccacatcCTCCTATACCTATCATTTATTGTACACAATAATGCGATATTCAATAGAAAGCAAATCATTTAAAGGAAGAATTAATCGGAAATACTCACATGCTGTTGTATGATCGACTTTTGGGGACCGATAATACGGTCGAAGTCCTCGTTTCCAATGAAAgttattatttgtttgtaaaggcaACCAATCACACAAGATTGCTTCGAAATCACAGCTTAAATCGATTATTGCTGCAAATaaacacatatataaaaaaaatgccatattGTAACATGTGTTAAGAGTTTTAAGACATGAACTTATTATAATACACGTGTTTAACCATCCGCCTAGTAAAGCATATATGTGTATCAAATAATTAGAAGAAGTTACACTAAAAGCGTTCAGTCATCATTCTTTGCAGTTGGACACGATAAAGTCTGTGTTTTTGAATGACAAAAAATGATTTCCTAAAAGAAGTGGTGAAGTTTATACTAATTGCATGGGAAGCggtaaaagatttttttcatatttagtcTAGCTATTATGGTTGTTAAAGGTAAAATTGTATTACATATTAAAATAAAggtaggttcacactgccgattaGATCAACTCAATAATCCCGATTGGCCATATTTCCACGACCATGTGTAACATGGTGTAACAAAATTCTTGATCGGATCTGTgtacgacttctacccgaccgcTATATCTTTAACTTTAGCTCGACCATTTACGTCTCCTTAATGACTCCATCACAACTCAAACCCGAACACAAATTGAATACATATTTGATTATTCCGACCATttcacgatctctacacgatctgTACTCGACTAGCCAGACTAAATAATCTAGACTCGATCTCAGCCCGATCTCAATCAGACCATCTCGACCTAATCATATAGAGGTCGAAGGGATAGTCTGGTATGTACAATTTCAGTATAAGGAAACGTCGGAATATTTTATGCCCCGCCGCAGCGGAGCGGTACTAAGTGTTATCCTCGCCCGTTCTTACAATGTCATTGCACAATGACATTGATATTAGAAGAATGCTCAGGGGCCAACATACCTGATATACTtaccttctggagcacctgatataGGTTTTTGTCGTATTCATTTGGCCGTAACAATAAATACTTTACATTATGCATTAGCAAAGGTTAAGTAATAACTGTGTTATACAGGTTAGACATTGACATTGAAACCCGATATCACCATTTAATCTTTTTAATTGGTCATAATCACAAAAAGACAGCAGTCGGATTAACATGTTGATGTAACATGTGTTTTCCCGAAGGCATTAATTCGGAAAGCATTTAGtataacataataaaacaaatgtcTTAAATGGCAGATGCTATACTAATATGTGTACTTAATTATCAATATATTCGTTATCattttgacttcaacttcattacaTATACCCTGAAACCGTTAGAACTTGAGAAAATGTGTCTCTAAAACCGCCCAATCTACTGAGTATACGAAATAAGAAGTAAATTTTAATATTGCTTAAAATATGATATgtacaatgtaaatatatatgtgcaTTATGCACgattatatatatcaatatattaagttatttactaaaaataaaaaaaatagatgaacCCATTTATCAAAAACCCTTTTCCTGACATTTAGTCGAATACTTACTTTTGCAAGTATACCAGACGTTAAAGTATCCATAGTCCTGTAAACACCAATGGTTGATTATCTCATCATGTATATCAACTTTGCAAGATACCCGTTTGTTGCATTTTTCGTTAATACTCTCAATAGCATTGTCTGGTAAGGTACATTCGTCAGAAGTTGTCAAACATGTAGTGTTGCTTCGTCGGACTGTGACGTCAATATTGTTAATAACTTTTAAACCATCACCACATTCAAGCTGAATAGTAGAACTCACAGGAATAGTATATTCTTTATGATCTAAAATTATTTAACAAGAAGGATATGCGGTAGAACTTTTTAATCAAGAAAAACAAccacaataaacgaaaaacaatatATGCATATCCATTTTTAACATTAGTTCCGGTAGAATGGACTATGTTTTATGTAGCTGGTAAAGGTCTTAACTGATTAAGTACGTAATTAAACTTTACAACATGACCCTCATAACAGGCAAACGCAAGTATTGAATGTATATCAATGTATAGCAACGAGACATGTTGCCATAACGTCCTAATTCAGCGTGTCAAattgttttagatatttaaaGAAATGGAACTCAACATCTGCTATTCAATTTTAAGGTTGGGAATTTAAGCATGAATGCAATTTGTGTACTCCTCAAACACATTTTGCTATAATTCAaaatggattcaaaattaaattggtgaaatTATATAGTATGAAACGaaacatatacaaaataaattgaaaattttgtttaaatcataaaCAACGTGGGTGAAAAACTCTCAAAATAGATGCAATGTGGGTACATTCCCGTTATATAATCAATTAATATGTAACCCTGATCATCATTCTCAATCTTAGAATAatcacacatattttttttatgcaataaCATTCAGTCAAGGTTGAACTGCATGACAAAAAGAAAgaatatgaaatgattttaatggcCTTATCGTTGACATTTCAAAAGTATTCTAAAGGAATATGTATCTAGCGACAGAAAAAAgatgtacaaaaaaaattgatacaTTTGTGTATGCATATTGTGCATGTTGTGCTAGACATATGATATCATGAATACTATAGAAAGATTGACAAATTCTATAATAGAAATTTATCtagtttgaatttttcaaattgatttaagTTTATTTTTCGATTCTGTACTCAACTGTCCAGAAGTTAAAATATAACCCAAACTGACCAACTTGTCACCAATATATTGAAAATGGAATAAAGTGATGAATGAagtttgaacagatttaaaacaaTTCGGCAGAATTATCTAATATGCTATACGTTCATAAATTAGAGTTTGTAGTATAATTGCAAAAAAGACGACACtctactagagaccaaatgaaataGGAGTTTTTTGTCATTTGTCACAATATGGGTTTGTTAAGATTAACCAATACCGTCAGTTCGAAAAGCACcgaaaatgacaatgtaaaaaaaataaacacttaagTCCTGATTTACGTTTATCATAAATAGTCTTTCGTTTTAATATATCGATATAATGATGTATTCATATTTGATGGATTGATTTGTTCTCTTTCGATACATGCTCAATGTCAAACATAAACTATCTATCAGTGGGAATTAAAATAGTAGTTCAAAAGAGTATGCTCGATTCTTcgtaattaaaaattaaaaatagaatcaGGTCCGCAAACAGATGTGCTCAGTTACTTTCCTTACAGATCAAGTGCAATCATCATATCAAAAGCAGatgcaattgaaaaaaaatatcattacttaaaaacGACATTATACAtctatatattcacattctgtcCTTTAGATACACTTTGATAAGATAGGTGTGTGACTATTGTCTAAAAAGGGAATATGACGCACGATGGTATATTGCGTTAAAAAATCTAAACTACCAACATATTCGAAAGGATCAAAATGATCATGCAATTTATCAGATACTTACATTGAATTTTGAAACTctaaaagaaattaattttacTATTCTAAAAGTCCTGGTTTAAAAAATGATAttaccagtttttttttattgtactaaGGGTATTAGTAAGAGGCGTATGCAGTTAAGTAATGAAAAAAGACCCGAAGACAAAATTCATCtttatttgtaaggtgttttgagCAGctaaaaacatttgtaaaaagcCAGTATACATGTTTAGTTTAAGATTGCATCTTATTCTGTTTGGAAAAAGATAGAACACAGTGTATGCTTGATAACGATGTCATGGTTACGAACATTATGTTAGTTtaactttttgtaaatttttatcttCTTTGAAGAACATAAGTATCAAATTTACGTCACACGATACTGATATTGTTTGGATAAAAACCAAAAGGAAACGACCGATTCAAACAATTTAACCACCTGTGATTTTCAACAGTGtaatagatacatgtattgtTATATCCATAATTGCATTTCATATGTGAGATGTATTTCATAAATTCTGATAGTGCCGACATTAAACATTAAATcacaattatttcaatatatttcgtgttttttttttcaacttcataCATAATTTTGGTATGTGACATAGACGAAAGTCAGAAAAGGGATGGGCAATACATGAACGGACGAAAGTTCTACATGTTAGTGATTAGAAAATTAGCTAAATCTCGAGATCGATAAATGTTGTATTGTAAAGTACCCTTTTTTGCTTGATTTAAAGTGTGTTTTCAGCTGCTTCATTATTACAGTTACAGGGCACTGGTACTAAAAACAATTGAGTAACACTGCCTATTATTTTTGTGTTATGGGTTGCTTTAAGTTTAAATAACAAGACAAACCATTACAGAAATGTTGCCAGatcatgaaatatatttttactttgGAGTTAATATTGATTACTAATAGTGTCTTTGCATTGTAAATAAACATATGATACATATCCGTAAATCAGCTTTTGGCATGATACGGGGGTTGTTCTCATATCTTATACTATATAATTGGGTAAAACAAGACCACTAACAGTAGAGACCATgcttgattttactttttttacaaaatattcattcAATGCAGTATTCTAGTAGTCttatgtaaatgtatgtatttttgtagtttcttcTATATTTACTGTTCAAACATAGGTCTAACTCTGCGTACTCCTGGGTTGTCGTTCATCCCGCGTTGAGTAGAGGTATAGGGGCGGTTGGGATCTCACATGACATGTTTTACTCTGTCGCATATATACATCTCTACCACAATCAGGAACCTCTCTCCTGTGTTAGTCctgaatgttttttgtttttaattgtagttcatttatatgtttcggagtttagtttgACGCCAATTTGCGCTGACCTAGTATGCATTATCGTTTAAGAGCCGGATGAAGCTTGCATCTGGGCATGATATTGTATACATTTGGAGAAGGATTTCTCgtttccattttcatttttttaaataattaatcgcaaaaaatcagaaaacataatCAAAGATACGATATACATCATCTAAGTATCTAATGTGTGATATTTTCTAATGAATATAATTCAAGTTCACTACATAGTTCATTTTGTGTTCTTTGACATCTGTAAACATAAGTGTGAATTTTACATATAACATCAAATTTTgattatgtttttaaaagatCACTTACATGGTTGTGCAAATTCAAGAAACTGCAAAAGTGTCCACAAAATCCTTACATTCCTTATGTAATTCATTTTTCCTACAAGGAAGTTACAATGGTcgttgtaaataataataatgtatacTTAACGATTGTAAAaggtaaaatttatttttgtatttaaatttaaagtcGAATAACTACGCATTCATATTGTTTAAACATCACCGATATCAGATACTGATATTGACAATGtctggaacgccacagctgtcttatatggaactctgatattactttatgttgttttattattacgtaatgatattttgtctttacttaatatggttttgacattacgttatgatgttttaatataactcaatatggaatagtcattacttaatgacatttcgatattacacgatatggtttcgtattgacttgataaagTTTTGtaattactcaatatggttttgtcattactcgatgtggtttcaccattatttgatatggttgtgtcattagtcaatgtggttttaacattacttgatgtgtatgtgacttaacgtaatgcagttgtttcattacatgatgtggttttgttatttcgttatgatgatttgtctattctttatatggttttaacattacgtaatgctgtttcaaaatttgacgattttaaactacttgatgtgtttgtttcattatttgatgtggtcttgtcattccTTGATATGATCCTGTCAttttttgatgtggttatcccattacttgatgaggtaaaaccacgtgaccaattcggaaaaacatgttctatttttagatagatttccatgttgtatgtgccttgaatgcgtgtggccatccatctaattagtgttcaaattaaagttcgggtttctgtttgagttaaactttgagttagttttcgaattcaagtcatgcttagaatataagttctagttagcattgagtttcgagttggacttcgagtttGAGTTACATTTAAATGAGgagttctagttacaactttgaatttgagtcacttcttgaggtagagtttgagtaACATTCGAATTTAAGTCTCATCTAGATTAATTAAAATTTCGAGTTGAAAGTCGAGCTATTTCatatgtctttttgagttcgtaattaaattttctatcgcggaacaaGGGCTTTTGCTCGGGCTTTCGAAAAGAGGGTTCCGAACTATGcgtactaaataaacaatgttgcagtatacaaaacgcaacataggagttgaaataaagttaatGTGGTGTggttgccaatgaggcaactatccagCAGATTTTAAACGCAGTGGATGTAAGAAATCAtatataggcaaccgtacagccttcaacattccgtatagtcagctacaaaaggtcACCATGcactatgttaaaaaaaataaatttttaacagaTTTCAATATGTCGTTTGTTTGTGCTTTGGATGGGTATCGCCAAagttaaagttcaaattaaagaTCGAGTGGTTGTTCAGagttattttgtatgaaaaaGGGGAACTgcagacaataataaaaaaaataaaatccaaaatTTTTACAGTATTTCGGACATAATTGGGATATCCCCAAACCACTTGGTCCTGTTGTATTTGATCCGAAAGTGTCAAATAGAAGCAGTATTATAATGAATTTTCAAGATAGTCCACGGAACGCTGTGTCTCGCCTGATATTGCTGCTTTGAGTGTTATGTTGATCGGCTGTACA contains:
- the LOC139490084 gene encoding meprin A subunit beta-like, whose translation is MNYIRNVRILWTLLQFLEFAQPYHKEYTIPVSSTIQLECGDGLKVINNIDVTVRRSNTTCLTTSDECTLPDNAIESINEKCNKRVSCKVDIHDEIINHWCLQDYGYFNVWYTCKTIIDLSCDFEAILCDWLPLQTNNNFHWKRGLRPYYRSPKVDHTTASRTGSYVYTESFWSTTDEGDTAKLESGYIVATQQQCLSFWYFKTSYIDSLYILQNDNILLQVPEHDYDKWNHIQIPLQMTTYKSYKLGFEVKHGSYGSYGTIVIDDILIENQKCNCKYERTAWFETTSLYLLWA